Proteins encoded by one window of Bactrocera oleae isolate idBacOlea1 chromosome 4, idBacOlea1, whole genome shotgun sequence:
- the LOC106621507 gene encoding alpha-tubulin N-acetyltransferase 1, which produces MAVFKFDIRSLFPKPIVKVDSSLLPHTFHGNRRQALEATAKMSAIIDHLGQLSAIAQKLNIPITTAQKLRKSDNQIVYLMADLGEFNSGRSDEVVGLLKIGMKDLYLFDELGQSRKVDNAPCILDFYVHDKRQRSGLGKKLFQTMLSEEKWEPVKCSVDRPSEKLLGFLKKHYGLERVIPQANHFVLYDGFFEQDKANEQPNGMTRSRRMLMANRYL; this is translated from the coding sequence ATGGCCGTTTTCAAATTTGATATACGCAGCCTCTTTCCAAAACCTATTGTGAAGGTCGACTCCAGCCTGTTGCCACACACGTTTCACGGCAATCGGCGGCAAGCACTCGAAGCTACAGCCAAAATGTCAGCCATTATTGATCATTTGGGACAGCTGTCGGCCATCGCGCAAAAACTGAATATACCCATTACAACGGCGCAGAAACTACGTAAGTCTGACAATCAAATCGTCTACCTGATGGCCGATCTGGGTGAGTTTAATAGTGGGCGTAGCGATGAAGTTGTAGGCTTGCTTAAAATCGGCATGAAGGATTTGTATCTCTTCGATGAGCTCGGTCAATCACGTAAGGTGGACAATGCACCCTGTATACTGGATTTCTATGTACACGATAAGCGTCAACGCAGCGGTTTGggtaaaaaactttttcaaaccaTGTTAAGCGAAGAGAAATGGGAGCCTGTCAAGTGTTCGGTGGATCGACCGTCGGAGAAACTTTTGGGTTTCTTAAAGAAACACTATGGGCTGGAGCGTGTCATACCGCAAGCGAATCATTTTGTGCTCTACGATGGTTTCTTCGAGCAGGATAAAGCCAATGAGCAGCCAAATGGAATGACGCGTTCGCGTAGAATGCTTATGGCCAATAGATATCTATAG
- the fj gene encoding extracellular serine/threonine protein kinase four-jointed, whose product MNDNYKIETQMHAKSNKRTCQNDNACHKSHLYSTPQTKAPLAPKQLDINIPHDSINTITATLSNLNDMPHYRYGGSDSLASTLSLLPLGRRRWFQRQTCLLCILAAFICGLFLGIFVPMVDLSNVFSNLSTDPAPRTLLPAAVVGQHVPIGLTALNWEPLPYDKVKLATTVNRTTATTRKDNLKEVVHSPFTVAFISEHEGRIGAEEILSDGPHYIDNRRDARVQRTADAPLARPTEKRTSKMLHDFGEQTWPQQSLENTNIMTKNALQRPNVLKKHQSAPPSAPGIIKSNIYWGELVERALPQGFSAQDTRDWNAYVVSETAVQRLEQGCGRMQNRLLIFRDGTRACARYRQNTDQIQGELFSFYLGRLLNMTNLAPSAVLTVNVESDKWSTVVHDITQAQWKQQRPVVLTRWLPNLEPAGIPQPFQPIDRHLNKQDVWNITLALTTMAGKSSSVDAENSNNALHQNSHSVDSSINISITPNSLALERLVELAQWSDLIVFDYLIANLDRVVNNLYNFQWNAEIMAAPAHNLARQSNSQLLIFLDNESGLLHGYRLLKKYEAYHGLLLNNLCVFREPTIRTLRQLRDAGAGRKLREIFEQTASAEVRDVLPTLPDKSIKILNDRIDRVLGQVDKCKQMISNS is encoded by the coding sequence atgaacGACAATTACAAAATCGAAACACAAATGCATGCAAAGTCGAATAAACGAACTTGCCAAAACGATAACGCATGCCACAAATCGCATTTGTACTCAACGCCGCAGACGAAAGCTCCGTTAGCGCCCAAACAGCTCGACATTAATATACCACACGATTCAATCAATACAATTACGGCAACGCTAAGTAACTTAAACGATATGCCGCACTACCGTTATGGTGGTAGTGATTCGTTAGCATCCACCTTGTCACTGCTGCCACTCGGACGACGTCGTTGGTTTCAGCGCCAAACTTGCTTACTTTGCATTTTGGCGGCTTTCATTTGCGGACTATTCCTCGGCATATTCGTCCCAATGGTGGATTTAAGTAATGTATTTTCGAACTTATCAACGGATCCCGCGCCTCGTACGCTACTGCCTGCAGCTGTAGTTGGTCAACACGTACCGATCGGTTTAACTGCTTTAAATTGGGAACCGCTGCCTTATGATAAGGTAAAGTTGGCAACAACCGTGAATCGCACAACAGCAACGACGCGCAAAGACAACCTCAAAGAAGTGGTACATAGCCCCTTTACCGTCGCCTTCATTAGCGAACATGAAGGTAGAATTGGTGCGGAGGAAATTTTGAGCGATGGCCCGCATTATATTGACAATAGACGCGATGCGCGTGTACAACGCACAGCGGATGCACCACTAGCGCGGCCCACAGAGAAGCGTACTTCGAAAATGCTGCATGATTTCGGCGAACAAACATGGCCGCAACAAAGTTTAGAAAACACCAACATCATGACTAAGAATGCACTGCAACGACCTAACGTGCTGAAGAAACACCAGTCGGCACCACCGAGCGCACCGGGCATCATAAAATCAAACATCTACTGGGGTGAGCTGGTAGAGCGCGCGCTCCCACAAGGCTTCAGTGCGCAGGATACACGTGATTGGAATGCCTACGTTGTGTCTGAAACCGCGGTGCAACGACTAGAGCAAGGTTGCGGGCGTATGCAAAATCGGCTGCTCATCTTTCGTGATGGCACACGCGCCTGTGCGCGCTATCGCCAAAACACCGATCAAATACAAGGTGAACTCTTCTCCTtttatttggggcgcttattGAATATGACAAATCTCGCACCCAGCGCGGTACTCACGGTGAATGTGGAATCTGACAAATGGTCCACCGTTGTGCATGACATAACTCAAGCGCAATGGAAGCAGCAACGGCCGGTGGTACTGACACGTTGGCTGCCAAATCTCGAACCAGCCGGCATACCACAACCCTTTCAACCGATCGATCGTCATCTCAACAAGCAAGATGTATGGAATATAACTTTAGCGCTGACGACAATGGCTGGCAAAAGCAGCTCCGTTGATGCGGAAAACTCAAATAATGCGCTACACCAAAATTCTCACTCCGTGGATTCTTCCATAAATATATCAATTACACCGAACTCACTGGCACTTGAGCGCCTTGTTGAACTCGCTCAATGGTCGGACTTGATTGTATTCGACTATTTGATTGCGAATCTCGATCGTGTCGTCAATAATCTCTATAACTTCCAATGGAACGCCGAAATTATGGCCGCACCAGCGCATAATCTGGCGCGTCAGTCTAATTCACAGTTACTGATCTTCCTCGACAACGAATCCGGCTTGCTGCATGGTTATCGGTTGCTCAAAAAGTACGAGGCTTACCATGGACTCTTGTTAAATAACTTGTGCGTCTTTCGAGAGCCCACCATACGCACTTTGAGACAGTTGCGCGATGCGGGCGCGGGTCGTAAACTTCGCGAGATTTTCGAACAAACGGCAAGCGCTGAAGTGCGTGATGTGCTGCCAACGTTGCCagataaatcaattaaaatattaaacgatCGCATTGATCGGGTGCTAGGACAGGTGGATAAGTGTAAGCAAATGATCAGTAATAGCTAG